From the Permianibacter fluminis genome, one window contains:
- the miaA gene encoding tRNA (adenosine(37)-N6)-dimethylallyltransferase MiaA, whose translation MGPTAAGKTALAEAIADRLPVDLISVDSALIYRGMDIGTGKPDAAELARYPHALIDLCDPLESYSAARFRSDALAAIARAQQRGRLPLLVGGTMLYFKALIDGIAELPDADLAIRAQLEQEREQLGLPVLHERLQQLDPIAAARIHPNDPQRLLRALEVIAVTGEPMSTLWQRSAEAGNPAGQGMPRYLQVGVLPDRAWLHQRIAARFDAMLAAGLVEEVTRLRSRGDLNPELPSMRCVGYRQVWDWLDARDRGQPFSASELRERGVAATRQLAKRQYTWLRSWPLDLTLSDAGPEALEQVLTLLKAGRNTGALPDLP comes from the coding sequence ATGGGGCCAACCGCTGCCGGCAAGACGGCGCTGGCCGAAGCCATTGCCGATCGGCTGCCGGTGGATCTGATCAGCGTTGACTCGGCGCTGATTTATCGCGGCATGGATATCGGCACCGGCAAGCCGGATGCGGCCGAACTGGCGCGCTATCCGCATGCGTTGATTGATCTCTGTGATCCGCTGGAAAGTTACTCCGCCGCCCGTTTTCGCAGCGATGCGCTGGCTGCCATCGCTCGCGCGCAGCAGCGTGGCCGGCTGCCGCTGCTGGTCGGCGGCACCATGCTGTATTTCAAGGCGCTGATCGACGGCATTGCCGAGCTGCCGGATGCCGACCTGGCCATTCGCGCGCAACTGGAGCAGGAGCGCGAGCAGTTGGGTTTGCCGGTGCTGCACGAACGGCTCCAGCAACTGGACCCGATCGCCGCGGCCCGCATCCATCCCAATGATCCGCAGCGGCTGCTGCGGGCGCTGGAGGTGATCGCGGTCACCGGCGAACCGATGTCGACGCTCTGGCAGCGTTCCGCTGAAGCGGGCAACCCTGCCGGTCAGGGCATGCCGCGGTATCTGCAGGTCGGCGTGCTGCCGGACCGGGCCTGGCTGCATCAGCGCATCGCCGCGCGCTTCGATGCAATGCTTGCCGCAGGGCTGGTAGAGGAAGTCACCCGGCTGCGAAGCCGTGGCGATTTGAACCCGGAGCTGCCGTCGATGCGCTGCGTCGGATACCGGCAGGTCTGGGATTGGCTGGATGCCCGCGACCGCGGCCAGCCGTTCAGCGCCAGTGAGCTGCGGGAACGCGGTGTGGCGGCCACCCGGCAATTGGCCAAGCGCCAGTACACCTGGCTGCGCAGCTGGCCGCTAGATTTGACCCTGAGCGATGCCGGGCCCGAGGCGCTGGAGCAAGTGCTTACCCTGCTAAAAGCCGGACGCAATACAGGGGCATTACCAGACCTGCCCTGA
- the hfq gene encoding RNA chaperone Hfq, with the protein MSKGQSLQDPFLNALRRERVPVSIYLVNGIKLQGQIESFDQFVVLLKNTVSQMVYKHAISTVVPARNVRLPHHGGGPGGEGSDEEVTSQPGNE; encoded by the coding sequence ATGTCCAAAGGGCAGTCGTTACAAGACCCTTTCCTGAACGCCTTGCGCCGTGAGCGCGTTCCGGTTTCCATTTATCTGGTCAATGGCATCAAATTGCAGGGCCAGATCGAGTCGTTCGACCAATTTGTCGTGCTGCTCAAGAACACGGTCAGCCAGATGGTTTACAAACACGCCATTTCCACGGTGGTGCCGGCGCGCAATGTCCGCCTGCCGCATCATGGCGGTGGCCCCGGCGGTGAAGGTTCGGATGAAGAAGTCACCAGCCAACCGGGCAACGAGTAA
- the mutL gene encoding DNA mismatch repair endonuclease MutL encodes MSAARIQQLTPRLANQIAAGEVVERPASVVKELLENSLDAGASRIELDIERGGIHLIRISDNGVGIHADDLPLALARHATSKIASLDDLAAVATLGFRGEALASIASVAKLLLVSRQRGAATAWQAFAEGAGMQVQVQPAALSEGTRIEVRELFFNTPARRRFLRSEATEFAHIDDIVRRVALARPDVAITLKHNGRSVRQLRAGRDAGAITARIGAVLGRSFLVTAIPLDQQIDNVRLHGLVGHPAQHRAQADGQYVFVNGRAIRDRVVSHAIRAGFADRIPAGRSPSYALFLELPPTEVDVNVHPTKHEVRFRHARWLHDWLTRAVADAVARAGEQIDTATGEITAALATTIADSRSDYGQATSTYTQTRSAYGQSAPRSSYAPAFSAEIASDRDDVAGLHPSTPTDRYRPFSSVATAMPESDAVGAIRRVTDDVLLEWTTPLRVWRAEAVLAAWLQAQWLNAAAPVSLPLLLPIAVPAAANMSAESRQAFARLGFAIENDQLRAAPAVLRGADWPALCTRLFALMPATEPTSHSGLAHAAAQHLLQQAISQQSAFWQPVLVWAAHAAPQHGKQPTAAEWSLLCQI; translated from the coding sequence TTGTCCGCCGCCCGCATTCAGCAATTGACGCCCCGTCTGGCCAACCAGATCGCCGCTGGTGAAGTGGTCGAGCGGCCTGCGTCGGTGGTCAAGGAATTGCTGGAAAACAGTCTCGATGCCGGCGCCAGCCGGATTGAACTCGACATCGAACGTGGCGGCATTCACTTGATTCGCATCAGCGATAACGGCGTCGGCATCCATGCCGACGATTTGCCGCTGGCGCTGGCCCGGCACGCGACCAGCAAGATTGCCAGCCTCGATGATCTGGCGGCGGTTGCCACACTCGGATTTCGCGGTGAAGCGCTGGCCAGTATTGCTTCGGTTGCCAAGCTGTTGCTGGTGTCGCGCCAGCGCGGTGCCGCCACCGCCTGGCAGGCCTTCGCCGAAGGCGCCGGCATGCAGGTGCAGGTACAGCCAGCGGCGTTGAGTGAAGGCACCCGCATCGAAGTACGCGAACTGTTTTTCAACACCCCGGCCCGGCGCCGGTTTCTGCGCAGCGAAGCGACCGAGTTTGCCCATATCGATGACATTGTCCGGCGCGTTGCGCTGGCTCGGCCCGATGTCGCCATCACGCTCAAACATAACGGTCGCAGCGTGCGGCAATTGCGCGCCGGCCGCGATGCTGGCGCCATCACCGCGCGCATTGGCGCCGTGCTCGGTCGCAGTTTTCTGGTGACCGCAATCCCACTCGATCAGCAAATCGACAACGTGCGTTTGCACGGTCTGGTCGGGCACCCGGCTCAGCATCGGGCCCAGGCCGATGGCCAATATGTTTTCGTCAACGGCCGGGCGATTCGGGACCGCGTGGTGAGCCATGCCATCCGGGCCGGTTTTGCCGATCGGATCCCGGCCGGGCGATCACCGAGCTACGCACTGTTTCTCGAATTGCCGCCGACCGAGGTCGACGTCAACGTGCACCCGACCAAGCATGAGGTGCGCTTTCGCCATGCCCGCTGGTTGCATGACTGGCTGACGCGCGCGGTTGCTGACGCTGTTGCCCGGGCGGGCGAGCAGATCGATACCGCCACCGGCGAAATTACCGCGGCGCTTGCGACAACGATTGCCGACTCGCGTAGCGATTATGGTCAGGCGACCAGCACTTATACCCAGACACGCAGCGCTTACGGTCAGTCCGCGCCGCGCAGCAGTTATGCGCCAGCATTCAGCGCGGAAATTGCATCCGATCGTGATGACGTTGCTGGCCTGCATCCATCGACACCAACTGATCGCTATCGTCCGTTCAGTTCGGTCGCGACCGCCATGCCGGAGTCGGACGCCGTCGGCGCGATTCGCCGCGTTACTGACGATGTGCTGCTCGAATGGACAACGCCGCTGCGCGTGTGGCGCGCCGAAGCGGTGCTGGCGGCGTGGTTGCAGGCGCAATGGTTAAACGCGGCGGCGCCGGTGTCGTTGCCGCTGTTGTTGCCGATTGCCGTGCCCGCGGCTGCCAACATGTCCGCCGAAAGCCGACAAGCATTTGCCCGACTGGGTTTTGCGATCGAAAACGATCAGTTGCGCGCGGCACCGGCCGTGCTGCGCGGTGCGGATTGGCCTGCGTTGTGTACGCGGCTTTTTGCTCTGATGCCGGCAACCGAACCGACATCGCACTCTGGCTTGGCGCATGCCGCCGCACAGCATTTGTTGCAGCAAGCCATCAGTCAGCAGAGCGCGTTCTGGCAACCGGTGTTGGTCTGGGCCGCGCACGCTGCGCCACAACATGGCAAACAACCGACCGCAGCCGAATGGAGTCTGTTGTGTCAGATCTGA